The Undibacterium cyanobacteriorum genomic sequence AAATGCTTTTTTTGCGCGCAAACCTGATACAATGCGCGCACTTTCTGTAACCACAAATGGAGACATACATGTCCGATATCGAACAACGCGTTAAGAAAATCGTCGCTGAACAACTTGGTGTGCCAGAAGCAGACATCAAAATTGAATCCTCCTTCGTAGACGATTTGGGCGCAGACTCTCTCGACACAGTTGAGTTGGTAATGGCTCTCGAAGACGAATTCGAAATGGAAATCCCTGACGAACAAGCAGAAAAAATCACGACAGTAAAACAAGCGATCGACTACGCAACAGCGCACGTCAAGGCTTAATACAGTCTGATAGCTTTATCAATTCCAGGAGAGACGCTTGAGCCTCACGAGTAAACGTCGAGTTGTAATCACTGGTCTAGGTTGTGTGTCTCCAGTCGGCAATAATATTGCCGACACATGGGCCTCAATCATTGCCGGTAAATCTGGTATCGCTACGATTACCAAATTTGATGCAACACCTTTCTCTACCCACTTTGCTGGTGAGGTGAAAGGCTTCAATATTGAAGACTACATTCCTGCTAAAGAAGCACGTAACATGGATACTTTTATCCATTACGGTATTGCTGCAGGGGTGCAGGCTTTTCAAGACTCGGGTATCACAGTCACTGAAGAAAATGCTGATCGCATTGGTGTGATTGTGGGTTCTGGTATCGGTGGTTTGCCACTGATCGAGAACACCAAAGAAGTATTGATGGAACGCGGCCCACGTCGCATTACGCCATTCTTCGTTCCCGCTTCTATCATCAACATGATTTCTGGGAATTTGTCGATCAAGTATGGATTGAAAGGCCCTAATTTGGCCATCGTCACAGCTTGTACGACAGGTTTGCATTGCATCGGTAATGCAGCTCGTATGATTGAATACGGCGATGCTGATGTTATGATTGCAGGCGGCGCTGAGTCAACCATCTCTCCTCTTGGATTAGGTGGATTCGCGGCTGCACGTGCTTTGTCTTCGCGTAATGATGATCCTGCAACTGCATCTCGTCCATGGGACAAAGACCGCGATGGTTTCGTCCTGGGTGAAGGTGCTGGCGTCATGGTGCTTGAAGAGTACGAGCATGCCAAAGCGCGCGGTGCAAGAATTTATGCTGAAGTATTAGGCTTCGGAATGAGTGGTGATGCCTATCACATCACGACGCCGACGGTTGATGGTCCACGTCGTAGTATGATTGGTGCCCTGAAAAACGCAGGTTTAAATCCAGATCAAATTAGCTACTTGAATGCACACGGTACTTCTACGCCGCTCGGCGATAAGAATGAAACTGATGCGATCAAGGCAGCGTTTGGTGACCATGCTTACAAGATGACGATCAATTCGACCAAGTCGATGACTGGTCACTTGTTGGGTGGCGCTGGTGGTTTGGAATCTGTGTTTGCGGTTCTCGCTGTG encodes the following:
- the acpP gene encoding acyl carrier protein, with translation MSDIEQRVKKIVAEQLGVPEADIKIESSFVDDLGADSLDTVELVMALEDEFEMEIPDEQAEKITTVKQAIDYATAHVKA
- the fabF gene encoding beta-ketoacyl-ACP synthase II, whose product is MSLTSKRRVVITGLGCVSPVGNNIADTWASIIAGKSGIATITKFDATPFSTHFAGEVKGFNIEDYIPAKEARNMDTFIHYGIAAGVQAFQDSGITVTEENADRIGVIVGSGIGGLPLIENTKEVLMERGPRRITPFFVPASIINMISGNLSIKYGLKGPNLAIVTACTTGLHCIGNAARMIEYGDADVMIAGGAESTISPLGLGGFAAARALSSRNDDPATASRPWDKDRDGFVLGEGAGVMVLEEYEHAKARGARIYAEVLGFGMSGDAYHITTPTVDGPRRSMIGALKNAGLNPDQISYLNAHGTSTPLGDKNETDAIKAAFGDHAYKMTINSTKSMTGHLLGGAGGLESVFAVLAVYHQISPPTINIINQDPECDLDYCANVAREMPIQYAMKNSFGFGGTNGTLIFGKV